A genome region from Paralichthys olivaceus isolate ysfri-2021 chromosome 6, ASM2471397v2, whole genome shotgun sequence includes the following:
- the hnrnpa1b gene encoding heterogeneous nuclear ribonucleoprotein A1b isoform X2, whose protein sequence is MSKDVPREPEQLRKLFIGGLSFETTDESLRAHFEKWGSLTDCVVMRDPNTKRSRGFGFVTYSSVQEVDDAMNDRPHKVDGRVVEPKRAVSREDSNRPGAHVTVKKIFVGGIKEDTEECHLRDYFQQFGKIEVIDIMTDRATGKKRGFAFVTFDDHDSVDRIVIQKYHTVNSHNCEVRKALTKQEMQTAGMGRGSGGRPYEYDRGFNQGGRGGRYGDSPYNCNGGDGGYGDGPSGPGGYNNGGNRGYNQGYNQGGGGGGSGGYGGNGYESNGYGNCGGGGGGGGGGNYNMGHYDPQASNFGPMKNNFGGGSGGRNFGGYGGGSNGGGYGRQGRF, encoded by the exons ATGTCGAAAGAT GTCCCACGTGAGCCGGAGCAGCTCCGCAAGCTGTTTATCGGGGGTTTGAGCTTCGAGACCACAGACGAAAGTCTGCGAGCTCATTTTGAGAAATGGGGGAGCCTCACAGACTGTGTG GTCATGAGGGACCCCAACACCAAGCGATCCAGGGGCTTTGGATTTGTCACATACTCATCGGTGCAAGAAGTTGATGACGCCATGAATGATCGCCCTCACAAGGTTGATGGACGTGTGGTGGAGCCTAAACGAGCCGTATCTAGAGAG GATTCAAACCGACCAGGTGCTCATGTGACGGTAAAGAAAATCTTTGTTGGAGGCATCAAGGAAGATACGGAGGAGTGTCACCTACGTGATTACTTCCAGCAGTTTGGCAAGATCGAGGTCATTGATATCATGACTGATCGCGCTACTGGAAAAAAGAGGGGCTTTGCCTTTGTCACTTTTGATGACCACGATTCAGTCGACAGGATTGTCA TCCAGAAGTATCACACCGTGAACAGTCACAACTGTGAAGTGAGGAAGGCCCTTACAAAGCAGGAAATGCAGACAGCAGGCATGG gTCGCGGCAGTGGTGGAAGGCCGTATGAGTATGACAGGGGCTTTAATCAGG GTGGTAGGGGGGGTAGATACGGAGACAGCCCTTACAATTGCAATGGAGGCGATGGTG GCTACGGAGATGGTCCTAGCGGTCCTGGTGGATATAACAATGGCGGCAACCGTGGCTACAACCAAGGCTACAACCAGGGTGGCGGTGGCGGCGGCAGTGGAGGCTACGGAGGAAATGGATATGAGAGCAATGGCTATGGCAACtgcggtggtggtggaggaggcggTGGTGGTGGCAACTACAACATGGGCCACTACGATCCCCAGGCGTCCAACTTTGGACCAATGAAGAACAACTTTGGAGGCGGCAGTGGTGGCAGGAATTTTG GTGGCTACGGAGGTGGCTCAAACGGTGGTGGATATGGCCGTCAAGGACGATTTTAA
- the hnrnpa1b gene encoding heterogeneous nuclear ribonucleoprotein A1b isoform X1: MSKDVPREPEQLRKLFIGGLSFETTDESLRAHFEKWGSLTDCVVMRDPNTKRSRGFGFVTYSSVQEVDDAMNDRPHKVDGRVVEPKRAVSREDSNRPGAHVTVKKIFVGGIKEDTEECHLRDYFQQFGKIEVIDIMTDRATGKKRGFAFVTFDDHDSVDRIVIQKYHTVNSHNCEVRKALTKQEMQTAGMGMRGRGSGGRPYEYDRGFNQGGRGGRYGDSPYNCNGGDGGYGDGPSGPGGYNNGGNRGYNQGYNQGGGGGGSGGYGGNGYESNGYGNCGGGGGGGGGGNYNMGHYDPQASNFGPMKNNFGGGSGGRNFGGYGGGSNGGGYGRQGRF; this comes from the exons ATGTCGAAAGAT GTCCCACGTGAGCCGGAGCAGCTCCGCAAGCTGTTTATCGGGGGTTTGAGCTTCGAGACCACAGACGAAAGTCTGCGAGCTCATTTTGAGAAATGGGGGAGCCTCACAGACTGTGTG GTCATGAGGGACCCCAACACCAAGCGATCCAGGGGCTTTGGATTTGTCACATACTCATCGGTGCAAGAAGTTGATGACGCCATGAATGATCGCCCTCACAAGGTTGATGGACGTGTGGTGGAGCCTAAACGAGCCGTATCTAGAGAG GATTCAAACCGACCAGGTGCTCATGTGACGGTAAAGAAAATCTTTGTTGGAGGCATCAAGGAAGATACGGAGGAGTGTCACCTACGTGATTACTTCCAGCAGTTTGGCAAGATCGAGGTCATTGATATCATGACTGATCGCGCTACTGGAAAAAAGAGGGGCTTTGCCTTTGTCACTTTTGATGACCACGATTCAGTCGACAGGATTGTCA TCCAGAAGTATCACACCGTGAACAGTCACAACTGTGAAGTGAGGAAGGCCCTTACAAAGCAGGAAATGCAGACAGCAGGCATGGGTATGAGGG gTCGCGGCAGTGGTGGAAGGCCGTATGAGTATGACAGGGGCTTTAATCAGG GTGGTAGGGGGGGTAGATACGGAGACAGCCCTTACAATTGCAATGGAGGCGATGGTG GCTACGGAGATGGTCCTAGCGGTCCTGGTGGATATAACAATGGCGGCAACCGTGGCTACAACCAAGGCTACAACCAGGGTGGCGGTGGCGGCGGCAGTGGAGGCTACGGAGGAAATGGATATGAGAGCAATGGCTATGGCAACtgcggtggtggtggaggaggcggTGGTGGTGGCAACTACAACATGGGCCACTACGATCCCCAGGCGTCCAACTTTGGACCAATGAAGAACAACTTTGGAGGCGGCAGTGGTGGCAGGAATTTTG GTGGCTACGGAGGTGGCTCAAACGGTGGTGGATATGGCCGTCAAGGACGATTTTAA
- the nfe2 gene encoding transcription factor NF-E2 45 kDa subunit, giving the protein MCSTANYVLPLRRTCETQAAPGRVCGGVPTPTNFPGARPHGPQDTEMDAAWQELMAISELQEFEVPAEGPYETTQYPTMDTMDPMAGYGMAPSHSERPPACELSSADTYNGCYSEDVPTCHHQGSNTGAVYGHSEYQLNQRMHPVSSQVFPSLMALREQMNMSGDRYGQRRANNCLSQGPSRHMQWTTHGQSSHILPTDDLESDSGLSLGSSPPLASPDNPVSAVPGYRSVDIGITYSDGAPENARRAQLHCSVNYQGQSYLHSGAHQSNFSPQNILSHTQPDTATLRQIKHQSQAAVLNDMYSESGVSSRGSSQLNIYTKPQGSSSTTAPLSRDERRALALKIPFPMEKIINLPVDDFNELLTHFTLTDTQMALVRDIRRRGKNKVAAQNCRKRKLESIIHLEQELNELQAQREHLAQERLEFQHSLTFIKCRLTDLYAEVFTHLRDEDGQPYSIDEYSLQQTPDGKIYLVPHTTKGGQR; this is encoded by the exons ATGTGTTCAACAGCCAACTATGTTCTCCCACTGAGGAGAACCTGTGAG ACTCAAGCTGCTCCAGGGAGGGTGTGTGGAGGAGTGCCCACGCCGACAAATTTCCCTGGAGCCAGGCCTCATGGACCTCAGGACACAGAGATGGATGCAGCTTGGCAGGAACTGATGGCCATCTCAGAGCTGCAG gAGTTTGAAGTCCCTGCTGAAGGACCCTATGAAACAACACAGTACCCAACCATGGACACCATGGACCCTATGGCAGGGTACGGGATGGCCCCATCTCACTCCGAGCGTCCTCCCGCCTGTGAGCTCAGctctgctgacacttacaatgGATGTTACTCCGAAGACGTGCCCACGTGTCATCATCAAGGCAGCAACACAGGGGCAGTGTATGGACACTCTGAATATCAGCTCAATCAAAGAATGCACCCTGTCTCCTCTCAAGTATTTCCCTCACTCATGGCTCTTAGGGAACAGATGAACATGTCAGGTGATCGATACGGACAGAGGAGAGCAAACAATTGTTTGTCTCAGGGTCCGAGTCGGCACATGCAGTGGACTACACACGGACAAAGTTCACACATTCTTCCAACTGATGATCTGGAGTCAGACTCAGGTCTGTCTCTGGGTTCCAGTCCACCTTTGGCCTCCCCTGATAATCCTGTCAGTGCTGTTCCAGGTTACCGGAGTGTAGACATAGGCATTACATACAGTGATGGTGCACCTGAGAATGCCAGAAGAGCACAACTCCATTGCTCAGTCAACTACCAGGGACAGTCATATTTACACTCAGGTGCACATCAGTCCAATTTCTCACCCCAGAACATTTTATCTCATACACAACCTGATACAGCAACCCTGCGACAAATAAAGCATCAGAGCCAGGCTGCTGTTCTGAATGACATGTACTCTGAATCTGGAgtatccagcagagggagctcaCAACTGAACATATACACAAAGCCACAAGGAAGCAGCTCCACGACTGCACCGCTGAGCAGGGACGAGCGGCGGGCATTGGCTCTGAAGATTCCTTTCCCCATGGAGAAGATCATCAATCTCCCTGTAGACGACTTCAATGAGCTCCTGACACATTTCACCTTGACAGACACCCAAATGGCACTGGTCAGGGACATCAGGAGGCGGGGGAAGAACAAGGTGGCGGCTCAGAATTGCAGGAAGAGGAAGCTTGAAAGTATAATTCACCTTGAACAAGAGCTGAATGAGCTGCAGGCCCAGCGAGAGCACCTGGCGCAGGAGAGACTGGAGTTCCAGCACAGCCTGACCTTCATTAAATGCCGCCTCACAGACCTCTATGCTGAAGTTTTCACTCACTTGCGAGACGAAGACGGACAACCATACTCGATAGATGAATACTCCCTGCAACAGACACCTGATGGTAAAATTTACCTGGTACCTCACACAACTAAGGGAGGACAGCGCTGA
- the copz1 gene encoding coatomer subunit zeta-1 produces the protein MDSPILEPSLYTVKAVLILDNDGDRLYAKYYDDTYPTVKEQKAFEKNIFNKTHRTDSEIALLEGLTVVYKSNIDLFFYVIGSSHENELMLMAVLNCLFDSLSQMLRKNVERRALLENMEGLFLAVDEIVDGGVILESDPQQVVHRVALRGDDVPLTEQTVTQVLQSAKEQIKWSLLR, from the exons ATGGATTCTCCCATACTG GAACCATCCTTATACACTGTTAAAGCAGTTCTGATTCTGGACAACGATGGAGACAGGCTTTACGCCAAG TATTATGATGACACATACCCGACAGTGAAGGAACAGAAGGCGTTTGAGAAGAACAtattcaacaaaacacacaggacaGACA GTGAGATCGCTTTACTCGAGGGTCTTACTGTTGTTTACAAGAGCAACATAGACCTCTTCTTTTATGTGATTGGAAGCTCACATGAAAATGAG CTCATGCTCATGGCTGTTCTAAATTGCCTTTTTGATTCGCTCAGTCAGATGTTGAG GAAAAATGTTGAGAGGAGGGCGTTGTTGGAGAATATGGAGGGACTCTTCTTGGCAGTGGATGAGATTGTGGACGGAGG GGTGATCCTAGAGAGTGACCCGCAACAAGTTGTGCACCGTGTGGCTCTCAGA GGGGATGATGTGCCTTTGACAGAGCAGACGGTCACCCAg GTTCTTCAGTCTGCCAAAGAACAGATCAAGTGGTCGCTTCTACGATAG